One Dermatophagoides farinae isolate YC_2012a chromosome 1, ASM2471394v1, whole genome shotgun sequence genomic region harbors:
- the LOC124492074 gene encoding peptidase E, with product MAVQQNARLLLLSNSTMANQPYLQWPKKLIKDFLNVSQVKEILFIPFAGVSIEWDDYSDKVKHALENDFKVKPIHHCSNYEEAVQNAEAIMIGGGNTFHLLYKLYEHNLLDSIKKRVLDPVKPIPYIGWSAGSNVAGPDIGTTNDMPIIWPPSDLALNLVPYNLNPHYNEWQPPNLKAETRIDRLNECIQIKKRTIIAYAEGVGIRVENGQHQIVAPKFHDHSCFIDNKDNRIVKVWTYENDKIQIDEIPLSDSATLNHYVK from the coding sequence ATGGCCGTCCAACAGAATGCACGTCTACTTTTGTTATCTAATTCAACAATGGCCAATCAGCCATATCTTCAATGGCCTAAAAAGTTAATCAAAGATTTTCTAAATGTTTCTCAAGTAAAAGAGATTCTGTTCATTCCATTTGCCGGTGTTAGTATTGAATGGGATGATTATTCGGATAAAGTTAAACATGCATTggaaaatgatttcaaagTAAAACCGATACATCATTGTTCCAACTATGAAGAAGCAGTGCAAAATGCCGAAGCCATCATGATAGGTGGTGGTAACACTTTTCATTTGTTATATAAACTATATGAACACAATCTTTTGGATTCGATTAAAAAACGAGTACTGGATCCAGTAAAACCGATTCCATATATTGGATGGTCAGCCGGATCAAATGTAGCCGGACCAGATATTGGTACAACAAACGATATGCCCATCATATGGCCACCAAGTGATCTTGCTTTAAATCTGGTTCCATATAATCTAAATCCACATTATAACGAATGGCAACCTCCAAATCTCAAGGCTGAAACTCGTATTGATCGCTTAAATGAGTGCATTCAGattaaaaaaagaacaattaTTGCTTATGCTGAAGGTGTTGGTATTCGAGTGGAAAATGGTCAACATCAAATTGTTGCACCGAAATTCCATGATCATAGTTGTTTTATCGATAACAAAGATAATCGTATTGTAAAAGTATGGAcatatgaaaatgacaagATTCAAATCGATGAAATTCCTCTCTCTGATTCGGCAACACTAAATCATTATgtcaaatga
- the LOC124492071 gene encoding uncharacterized protein LOC124492071, with protein sequence MANKEQGIKDDQQIIDPSEEYRTRFMYCSIGATLMCLGVIVLVSGLVVYILSSTGPHTYVNNMFFHNPHEYNNSYWPIIVAIILSSSGIAFITIAIVFTLFACFSHGRIEDHFRNQHQISSQPVHQNNHSQHFTNTRNDRSPDKAITTRTPVKATHDPYEEERLISSPTPILVHPSSSTTSHYPNHQQSQIHRPAANINRQESNESKAPLLRRERNETHHQIQPSHYNHPQQQQQSQSHTTPVLTEYVHHPIQANQQQQHLQQQPPLQMQYVPVVPSKTVEKQSATLTEIPATNSLSSSSSSSTSIQPLTSNQRGDINTVGLPLVNNVSKSSNHHPKKVPPNGFSYLTHPEEIHIFHEYHHQRTSSSGGNLNNHHQQSHHRNYPQPPTARSTVRTTNTASTSHESVL encoded by the coding sequence ATGGCTAATAAAGAACAAGGTATAAAagatgatcaacaaataatCGACCCGAGTGAAGAATATCGAACACGATTTATGTATTGTAGTATTGGTGCTACACTTATGTGTCTGGGTGTTATTGTATTGGTTTCTGGTTTGGTTGTTTATATCCTATCATCTACTGGACCGCATACCTATGTGAACAATATGTTTTTCCATAATCCacatgaatataataatagttATTGGCCAATAATTGTTGCCATTATACTTTCATCATCGGGTATTGCATTCATTACCATTGCTATTGTGTTTACATTGTTCGCTTGTTTTAGTCATGGAAGAATTGAAGATCATTTCcgaaatcaacatcaaatatCATCTCAACCggttcatcaaaataatcattcacAACATTTTACAAACACCAGAAATGATCGATCACCAGACAAAGCTATTACAACACGGACACCGGTGAAAGCAACACATGATCCATATGAAGAAGAACGtttaatatcatcaccaacaccTATTCTGGtacatccatcatcatcaacaacatcacaTTATccgaatcatcaacaatcacaaaTTCATCGTCCTGCAGCAAATATTAATCGAcaagaatcgaatgaatctaAAGCACCGTTACTAAGGCGCGAAAGAAATGaaactcatcatcaaatacaaccaagtcattataatcatccacaacaacaacagcaatcacAATCACATACGACGCCTGTATTGACGGAATatgttcatcatccaatACAAGCtaatcaacagcagcagcatctgcaacaacaaccgccACTACAAATGCAATATGTTCCTGTTGTTCCATCAAAAACTGTGGAAAAACAATCGGCAACATTAACCGAGATTCCTGCAACGAATTCTCTATCCTCTTCTTCTTCCTCATCAACTTCCATACAACCATTAACATCTAATCAGCGAGGAGATATCAATACCGTTGGACTTCCTTTGGTCAATAATGTGTCTAaatcatcgaatcatcatccaaagaAAGTACCACCAAACGGTTTTAGTTATCTAACACATCCGGAAGAGATTCATATATTtcatgaatatcatcatcaaagaacTTCGTCATCTGGTGGTAATTTgaataaccatcatcaacaatcacaTCATCGTAATTATCCACAACCACCAACTGCACGATCGACAGTTAGAACGACAAATACAGCATCGACAAGTCATGAATCAGttctttaa
- the Sirt6 gene encoding sirtuin 6, whose product MSANYASGLSEYKNKGTCGTKELIDSDKKLARNTKILAEWIRESKHCVLFCGAGISTAAGIPDFRGPNGIWTLEKRGQKPDESKVKSFDQCIPTFSHRAIITMINKGFVKHVVSQNIDGLFLKADIDRENLSELHGNYFVDECIECHSRFIRNRPSPTMGCKFTGDKCGQCDGLIHDTILDWEQELPDDEFDRAQIESEKCDLAICLGTSLQIEPANLLPLEVLKKSEIQSENTDVYDPNDDRLNKLVIINLQRTKFDRHADLIIHHYVDKVMEIICQQLMIQVGPYESALDPTKSSHDLIPWNRKDFKPTNKSRNESS is encoded by the exons ATGTCTGCTAATTATGCTAGTGGACTTTCTGAATATAAGAATAAAGGAACCTGCGGTACAAAAGAG TTGATCGATAGCGATAAAAAATTGGCCCGAAATACAAAAATCTTGGCAGAATGGATTCGTGAATCAAAACATTGTGTATTATTTTGTGGTGCTGGAATTAGTACTGCAGCTGGTATTCCCGATTTTCG tGGCCCGAATGGTATATGGACATTGGAAAAACGTGGGCAAAAACCGGATGAATCAAAGGtgaaatcatttgatcaatgtATTCCAACATTTTCACATCGTGCCATCATCACTATGATCAACAAGGGCTTCGTTAAACATGTTGTTAGCCAAAATATTGATGGGTTATTTTTAAAGGCTGATATTGATCGTGAAAATCTATCCGAATTACATGGAAACTATTTCGTAGATGAGTGTATCGAATGTCATAGTCGTTTTATTCGCAATCGTCCAAGTCCGACAATGGGCTGTAAATTCACTGGTGATAAATGTGGCCAATGTGATGGCCTCATTCACGATACAATTTTGGATTGGGAACAAGAACTgcctgatgatgaattcgatCGTGCACAAATCGAATCTGAAAAATGTGATCTAGCCATTTGTTTAGGCACATCATTACAAATAGAACCAGCCAATTTGTTGCCTTTAGAAGTGCTtaaaaaatcagaaattcAGTCTGAAAACACTGATGTTTATGATCcgaatgatgatcgtttGAATAAATTGGTCATTATTAATCTTCAACGAACCAAATTCGATCGTCACGCTGACCTTATCATACATCATTATGTCGATAAAGTGATGGAAATAATTTGCCAACAATTAATGATTCAAGTTGGTCCTTATGAATCGGCATTAGATCCAACAAAATCCAGTCATGATCTTATACCATGGAATCGAAAAGATTTTAAACCAACTAACAAATCTAggaatgaatcatcataa
- the egl gene encoding egl_like_exo domain-containing protein isoform X1 produces the protein MNTYFQVMFNYIIANMADFDVIRDQTLMFFLDHLIGKGQSRTLHDLSCQFGAKGFTKEMRQIAGGSQAGLKKFLLKFPSLFTIDGETVLLTPLISDHDGSAVRDYTKETTEFFTEKLNSYGIAEVPLKSLFGHRSQASSEIRHVSGQNVKEFREFLEKYSSIFVVRDDYVVLKSVLDQLEQDGHNNQLRRMPEEIQHDPYLMQQLVQDLEDKVYSLTETYSNKISIDLLYNAMQSKEQLPALWNDFIKVPTDLITFLHMNSRIFLVQGQMVSLTNERLTVLRDKKQQIQLEPDQYSSQSQIQQQSPSRKVQQQNVATSSSSSSSNGRMARTSSSSQQSAVNQRIRSQIIKIVSQGCHNSPSTSSLLASDHQNYRHFPNNNDEPLSIDNQNDSNQYDSIDLQLIKPRIVVKNKDCEMIVDEIFASSIGGNCPVIGFDVEGVNLGTSGEVTLIQISYKRTVNRSNNSSIQIVLFDVFLNPTMIQNGLKRLLESEDIVKVGHDVRTNSVSLYRSFGITLKNVFDTQVAHLIIQQQSTGRPAYKPTKYISFYTLCNVYGGLNLNPKQKDRLHKIYRKDYKYWKNRPLIDEMIQFAVTEVYALYPTVYENLSGQIRTEYEPLFKQLVYESVFAYINIDEIKQLKRQRKFELELTDLKLKLFNNDKKKIVLSNREIRLLRYIDITEEIRNKIEGPMNVAKKLKRFENRKHNGINGEENNKSVGESDSDVGDSDVECYIDTENRVLMDDYYYSEKQTSSLSPSSREYDHSGEFNSSGIGLESQQCCHCHCHRKSSAANKMNGQTSLSPILSLEPHPAQSPQSSSSSSSSLPKCDIGTQTLSTGDIVITKIYQLNHGANNMHGPLSK, from the exons ATGAACACTTACTTCCAGGTGATGTTT AATTATATTATCGCCAATATGGCAGATTTCGATGTCATTCGTGATCAAacattgatgttttttctggatcatcTGATCGGCAAAGGTCAATCACGAACCCTACATGATTTGTCATGTCAATTTGGAGCCAAAGGTTTTACAAAAGAAATGCGACAAATTGCTGGTGGTAGCCAAGCtggtttgaaaaaatttctgctCAAATTCCCATCATTATTCACTATCGATGGTGAAACT GTTTTACTCACACCATTGATTAGCGATCATGATGGATCGGCAGTGCGTGATTATACAAAAGAAACAACCGAATTCTTTACGGAAAAACTTAACTCATATGGCATAGCTGAAGTACCTTTGAAAAGTTTATTTGGTCATAGGTCTCAAGCATCATCCGAAATTCGTCATGTTTCAGGCCAAAATGTTAAAGAATTTCGTGAATTTctagaaaaatattcatccatttttgttgttcgtgATGATTATGTAGTACTCAAATCCGTACTTGATCAGCTAGAACAAGATGGTCATAATAACCAATTAAGACGTATGCCTGAGGAAATTCAACATGATCCATATTTGATGCAACAATTGGTTCAAGATCTTGAAGATAAGGTCTATAGCCTGACTGAAActtattcaaataaaatttctatCGACCTATTATATAATGCTATGCAATCCAAGGAGCAACTACCAGCTTTATGGAATGATTTTATCAAAGTGCCAACCGATTTAATAACCTTTTTACATATGAATTCAAGGATATTTCTCGTACAAGGTCAGATGGTCTCATTGACTAATGAACGGTTAACCGTTCTACGTGATAAAAAACAGCAGATACAACTTGAACCCGATCAATATTCTAGTCAATCACAAATTCAACAGCAATCACCTAGCCGAAAAGTGCAGCAACAGAATGTAGCcacttcttcatcatcttcgtctTCCAATGGTCGAATGGCAAGaacatcatcctcatcacaACAATCAGCTGTTAATCAACGAATTCGATCtcaaatcattaaaattgtCTCACAAGGATGCCATAATTCGCCCTCAACATCATCTTTGTTAGCAagtgatcatcaaaattatcgccattttccaaacaacaatgatgaaccaTTATCGATAGATAATCAGAATGACTCCAATCAATATGATAGCATAGATTTACAATTAATCAAACCACGAATTGTCGTCAAGAATAAAGATTGtgaaatgattgttgatgaaatttttgctTCTTCCATTGGTGGAAATTGTCCTGTTATTGGATTTGATGTTGAAGGTGTCAATCTGGGAACGAGCGGTGAAGTTACATTGATACAAATATCATATAAACGAACTGTCAATAGATCTAATAATAGTAgcattcaaattgttttgttcgatgtttttttaaatcctACCATGATACAAAATGGCCTTAAAAGATTATTGGAATCTGAAGATATTGTAAAAGTTGGCCATGATGTTCGTACGAATTCTGTTTCACTTTATCGAAGTTTTGGaattacattgaaaaatgtatTCGATACTCAGGTAGCACATCTGATTATACAGCAACAATCTACTGGACGACCAGCATATAAACCGACCAAATATATTTCATTCTATACATTGTGTAACGTTTATGGTGGCTTAAATTTGAATCCCAAACAAAAAGATCGGCTACATAAGATATATAGAAAAGATTAtaaatattggaaaaatcGTCCACTAATCGATGAAATGATACAGTTTGCTGTTACCGAAGTTTATGCATTATATCCAACTgtttatgaaaatttaagTGGTCAAATTCGTACAGAATATGAACCACTTTTCAAACAACTTGTATATGAATCGGTTTTCGCTTACATAAATATcgatgaaataaaacaattaaaaCGACAGcgaaaatttgaattggaaTTGACTGatctgaaattgaaattgtttaataatgataagaaaaaaattgttctgAGTAATCGAGAAATACGACTTTTAAG GTATATTGATATTACTGAAGAAATTCGTAATAAAATCGAAGGTCCGATGAATGTagcgaaaaaattgaaacgttTTGAAAATCGCAAACATAATGGAATTAATGGTGAAGAAAACAATAAAAGTGTTGGAGAAAGTGATTCGGATGTTGGTGATTCTGATGTCGAATGTTATATTGATACAGAAAATCGTGTCCTTatggatgattattattattcggaGAAACAGACATCCAGTTTATCTCCATCCAGTCGAGAATATGATCATTCGGGCGAATTCAATTCGTCAGGCATTGGGCTAGAATCACAACAATGTTgccattgtcattgtcatcgaAAATCATCTGCtgcaaacaaaatgaatggacaAACATCATTGTCaccaatattatcattggaGCCACATCCAGCACAatcaccacaatcatcatcgtcatcatcatcatcgttgccAAAATGTGATATTGGCACGCAGACATTATCGACTGGTGATATTGTCATCACAAAAATCTATCAGCTAAATCATGGAGCAAATAATATGCATGGACCATTGTCGAAATAA
- the LOC124492069 gene encoding putative fatty acyl-CoA reductase CG8306, with the protein MLPYFSTDDGFSSSLNPVPPIVNNHIDKINIPESFFITDFYKNKTIFITGSTGFIGKVLLEKILRQFPSVGKIYVLIRSKQSESCHERLAKMLSTSLLFKSHQDNIDLIKAIDGDITAKDLGLSEGDRQRLIEEVDVVFHSAASIQFTGELGKFIKQNIQGTDSVMRLCQDMKHVQSIVHVSTAYGNCHMNEVKEKIYPVVNDQDVEVYIKQLMEKYADYDLCEGHSALQNRPNPYTLSKSIAEWLINEKYQSTLPIIICRPSIVICSLKEPFPGWCDTINGVSGSFILLGLGIVQKFIVDKTKTPDLIPVDMVANSLIVCGAYRASSHYSPERNVVHITTSTVNPVSWSKLFDLGIKYENRIPSMKQVRPISRDYSNNYATLFDKICYKFHQIIDHLLFAMIFDLICMIMGHKPFMIKIMQRFHNSMYEMKFFSLRQWNFEHKNLPYIYKLVNKKERPLFNCDVTTIDWEDHAGNMCYGIRKYLLNDPDSNYEQARQRRYRIYLGFRLFTVFKYFFFYLISKKYLLETVLGVTFYGLSLSIIDLATYSYLIACVFTAFKTFNKPKSH; encoded by the coding sequence atgttgccatatttttcaaccgatgatggtttttcatcttcattaaaTCCTGTGCCACCAATTGTTAATAATCATATCGACAAGATTAATATTCCTGAATCGTTTTTCATCACAGATTtctacaaaaataaaacgataTTCATTACTGGTTCAACTGGATTCATTGGTAAAGTTTtacttgaaaaaattttacgtCAATTTCCTTCGGTTGGCAAAATTTATGTGCTGATCCGCTCGAAACAGTCTGAATCATGTCATGAGCGTTTAGCCAAAATGTTATCGACTTCACTGTTGTTCAAAAGTCACCAGgataatattgatttaaTCAAAGCCATTGATGGTGATATTACAGCTAAAGATCTGGGACTTTCCGAAGGTGATCGTCAACGATTGATTGAAGAAGTagatgttgtttttcattcagcCGCTTCAATCCAATTCACAGGAGAATTGGGAAAAttcataaaacaaaatattcaagGCACCGATTCAGTGATGCGTTTATGTCAGGATATGAAACATGTACAATCAATTGTTCACGTATCTACGGCATATGGAAATTGTCATATGAACGaagtcaaagaaaaaatctatcCGGTTGTTAACGATCAAGATGTTGAAGTCTACATCAAACAACTCATGGAAAAATATGCCGATTATGATCTATGTGAAGGTCATTCGGCCCTTCAAAACCGTCCAAATCCATATACTCTTTCCAAATCAATTGCAGAATGGCTTATAAACgaaaaatatcaatcaacCTTACCCATCATTATATGTCGTCCATCAATCGTAATCTGTTCGCTTAAAGAACCGTTTCCTGGATGGTGTGATACAATCAATGGTGTATCAGGCTCGTTCATATTGTTAGGTTTGGGAATAgtacaaaaattcattgttgacaaaacaaaaacacctGATCTGATTCCGGTTGATATGGTAGCAAATTCATTGATCGTTTGCGGGGCATATCGAGCATCGTCACATTATTCACCAGAAAGAAATGTTGTTCACATTACCACAAGTACAGTGAATCCAGTTTCTTGGAGTAAATTATTCGATTTAGGCATTAAATATGAAAACCGTATTCCTTCTATGAAACAGGTTCGTCCGATATCAAGGGATTATTCTAACAATTATGCAACATTATTCGATAAGATATGCTATAAATTCCATCAAATCATcgatcatttattatttgccATGATATTCGATCTGATATGTATGATAATGGGCCATAAACCatttatgataaaaataatgcaGCGTTTTCACAATTCAATGTAtgagatgaaatttttctcctTACGACAATGGAATTTTGAGCATAAAAATCTACCATACATCTACAAATtggtgaataaaaaagaGCGACCATTATTCAATTGTGATGTGACGACGATTGATTGGGAAGATCACGCTGGCAACATGTGTTACGGGATACGTAAATATCTGCTCAACGACCCCGATTCAAATTATGAACAGGCTCGTCAAAGACGATACCGAATCTATCTCGGATTCCGTCTATTTACCGTATTtaaatatttctttttttatttaataagCAAAAAATATTTGCTCGAAACAGTCTTAGGTGTTACATTCTATGgtctatcattatcaatcatcgatttgGCCACCTATTCATATTTGATTGCCTGTGTATTCACCGCATTCAAAACGTTTAACAAACCAAAATCACATTAG
- the egl gene encoding egl_like_exo domain-containing protein isoform X2, with translation MNTYFQNYIIANMADFDVIRDQTLMFFLDHLIGKGQSRTLHDLSCQFGAKGFTKEMRQIAGGSQAGLKKFLLKFPSLFTIDGETVLLTPLISDHDGSAVRDYTKETTEFFTEKLNSYGIAEVPLKSLFGHRSQASSEIRHVSGQNVKEFREFLEKYSSIFVVRDDYVVLKSVLDQLEQDGHNNQLRRMPEEIQHDPYLMQQLVQDLEDKVYSLTETYSNKISIDLLYNAMQSKEQLPALWNDFIKVPTDLITFLHMNSRIFLVQGQMVSLTNERLTVLRDKKQQIQLEPDQYSSQSQIQQQSPSRKVQQQNVATSSSSSSSNGRMARTSSSSQQSAVNQRIRSQIIKIVSQGCHNSPSTSSLLASDHQNYRHFPNNNDEPLSIDNQNDSNQYDSIDLQLIKPRIVVKNKDCEMIVDEIFASSIGGNCPVIGFDVEGVNLGTSGEVTLIQISYKRTVNRSNNSSIQIVLFDVFLNPTMIQNGLKRLLESEDIVKVGHDVRTNSVSLYRSFGITLKNVFDTQVAHLIIQQQSTGRPAYKPTKYISFYTLCNVYGGLNLNPKQKDRLHKIYRKDYKYWKNRPLIDEMIQFAVTEVYALYPTVYENLSGQIRTEYEPLFKQLVYESVFAYINIDEIKQLKRQRKFELELTDLKLKLFNNDKKKIVLSNREIRLLRYIDITEEIRNKIEGPMNVAKKLKRFENRKHNGINGEENNKSVGESDSDVGDSDVECYIDTENRVLMDDYYYSEKQTSSLSPSSREYDHSGEFNSSGIGLESQQCCHCHCHRKSSAANKMNGQTSLSPILSLEPHPAQSPQSSSSSSSSLPKCDIGTQTLSTGDIVITKIYQLNHGANNMHGPLSK, from the exons ATGAACACTTACTTCCAG AATTATATTATCGCCAATATGGCAGATTTCGATGTCATTCGTGATCAAacattgatgttttttctggatcatcTGATCGGCAAAGGTCAATCACGAACCCTACATGATTTGTCATGTCAATTTGGAGCCAAAGGTTTTACAAAAGAAATGCGACAAATTGCTGGTGGTAGCCAAGCtggtttgaaaaaatttctgctCAAATTCCCATCATTATTCACTATCGATGGTGAAACT GTTTTACTCACACCATTGATTAGCGATCATGATGGATCGGCAGTGCGTGATTATACAAAAGAAACAACCGAATTCTTTACGGAAAAACTTAACTCATATGGCATAGCTGAAGTACCTTTGAAAAGTTTATTTGGTCATAGGTCTCAAGCATCATCCGAAATTCGTCATGTTTCAGGCCAAAATGTTAAAGAATTTCGTGAATTTctagaaaaatattcatccatttttgttgttcgtgATGATTATGTAGTACTCAAATCCGTACTTGATCAGCTAGAACAAGATGGTCATAATAACCAATTAAGACGTATGCCTGAGGAAATTCAACATGATCCATATTTGATGCAACAATTGGTTCAAGATCTTGAAGATAAGGTCTATAGCCTGACTGAAActtattcaaataaaatttctatCGACCTATTATATAATGCTATGCAATCCAAGGAGCAACTACCAGCTTTATGGAATGATTTTATCAAAGTGCCAACCGATTTAATAACCTTTTTACATATGAATTCAAGGATATTTCTCGTACAAGGTCAGATGGTCTCATTGACTAATGAACGGTTAACCGTTCTACGTGATAAAAAACAGCAGATACAACTTGAACCCGATCAATATTCTAGTCAATCACAAATTCAACAGCAATCACCTAGCCGAAAAGTGCAGCAACAGAATGTAGCcacttcttcatcatcttcgtctTCCAATGGTCGAATGGCAAGaacatcatcctcatcacaACAATCAGCTGTTAATCAACGAATTCGATCtcaaatcattaaaattgtCTCACAAGGATGCCATAATTCGCCCTCAACATCATCTTTGTTAGCAagtgatcatcaaaattatcgccattttccaaacaacaatgatgaaccaTTATCGATAGATAATCAGAATGACTCCAATCAATATGATAGCATAGATTTACAATTAATCAAACCACGAATTGTCGTCAAGAATAAAGATTGtgaaatgattgttgatgaaatttttgctTCTTCCATTGGTGGAAATTGTCCTGTTATTGGATTTGATGTTGAAGGTGTCAATCTGGGAACGAGCGGTGAAGTTACATTGATACAAATATCATATAAACGAACTGTCAATAGATCTAATAATAGTAgcattcaaattgttttgttcgatgtttttttaaatcctACCATGATACAAAATGGCCTTAAAAGATTATTGGAATCTGAAGATATTGTAAAAGTTGGCCATGATGTTCGTACGAATTCTGTTTCACTTTATCGAAGTTTTGGaattacattgaaaaatgtatTCGATACTCAGGTAGCACATCTGATTATACAGCAACAATCTACTGGACGACCAGCATATAAACCGACCAAATATATTTCATTCTATACATTGTGTAACGTTTATGGTGGCTTAAATTTGAATCCCAAACAAAAAGATCGGCTACATAAGATATATAGAAAAGATTAtaaatattggaaaaatcGTCCACTAATCGATGAAATGATACAGTTTGCTGTTACCGAAGTTTATGCATTATATCCAACTgtttatgaaaatttaagTGGTCAAATTCGTACAGAATATGAACCACTTTTCAAACAACTTGTATATGAATCGGTTTTCGCTTACATAAATATcgatgaaataaaacaattaaaaCGACAGcgaaaatttgaattggaaTTGACTGatctgaaattgaaattgtttaataatgataagaaaaaaattgttctgAGTAATCGAGAAATACGACTTTTAAG GTATATTGATATTACTGAAGAAATTCGTAATAAAATCGAAGGTCCGATGAATGTagcgaaaaaattgaaacgttTTGAAAATCGCAAACATAATGGAATTAATGGTGAAGAAAACAATAAAAGTGTTGGAGAAAGTGATTCGGATGTTGGTGATTCTGATGTCGAATGTTATATTGATACAGAAAATCGTGTCCTTatggatgattattattattcggaGAAACAGACATCCAGTTTATCTCCATCCAGTCGAGAATATGATCATTCGGGCGAATTCAATTCGTCAGGCATTGGGCTAGAATCACAACAATGTTgccattgtcattgtcatcgaAAATCATCTGCtgcaaacaaaatgaatggacaAACATCATTGTCaccaatattatcattggaGCCACATCCAGCACAatcaccacaatcatcatcgtcatcatcatcatcgttgccAAAATGTGATATTGGCACGCAGACATTATCGACTGGTGATATTGTCATCACAAAAATCTATCAGCTAAATCATGGAGCAAATAATATGCATGGACCATTGTCGAAATAA